CTCCTCTTAGGAAGTCACCGTCTGTAACACCTGTAGCTGCAAACATACAGTCCTCACCTTTTACAAGGTCGTCCATTTCCCAAATTCTGTCAACTATTTCTATCCCCATTGCTCTACATCTTTGAACTTGTTCTTCGTTTTCCGGAACGAGTTTTCCTTGGAATACTCCACCCATAGCCTTAAGTGCAGCTGCAGCAATAACTCCTTCAGGGGCTCCTCCAATACCAAGCATCATATCGACACCTGCTTGTGGGAAGCAAGTAGAAATCGCAGTAGCAATATCGCCGGCACCGAACAGTTTTATTCTGGCACCGGTTTCTCTGATTCTATTTATCAACTCAGCATGTCTGGGTCTGTTAAGCACTGATACTATAAGCTCTGTAACGTCTTTATTAAGCGCTTTCGCAAGCCTTCTTATATTCATTTCAACCGGTAGGTCAATATGAACAGCATCTATTGCATCAGGTCCGGCAGCCAATTTATCCATATACATATCAGGTGCATGAAGAAGAGTTCCTCTAGGTGCAGCAGCAATAACAGCAATCGCATTATTAGCTCCATTTGCAACCAACTCAGTACCGTCAACCGGGTCAACTGCAATGTCGACTTTCGGACTATTCGCTTCCGCTCTACCGACATGTTCTCCTATATATAACATTGGAGCTTCGTCCATTTCTCCTTCACCGATAACGACAATACCGTCCATGTCAA
The sequence above is a segment of the Peptoniphilaceae bacterium AMB_02 genome. Coding sequences within it:
- the glpX gene encoding class II fructose-bisphosphatase; this translates as MDRNLPLNLVRVTEAAAILASKHLGRGDKIAADQAAVDGMRSMLEDLDMDGIVVIGEGEMDEAPMLYIGEHVGRAEANSPKVDIAVDPVDGTELVANGANNAIAVIAAAPRGTLLHAPDMYMDKLAAGPDAIDAVHIDLPVEMNIRRLAKALNKDVTELIVSVLNRPRHAELINRIRETGARIKLFGAGDIATAISTCFPQAGVDMMLGIGGAPEGVIAAAALKAMGGVFQGKLVPENEEQVQRCRAMGIEIVDRIWEMDDLVKGEDCMFAATGVTDGDFLRGVMQVSKGQVKTHSVVMRAETGTIRFINAIHKVARKPEYAERQNMIPIIRL